From the Gadus chalcogrammus isolate NIFS_2021 chromosome 18, NIFS_Gcha_1.0, whole genome shotgun sequence genome, the window CGGCTAAGTGAAGGCAGTTTCCATAGATGTGAAAATGGAATAAACTTGCTTagtatttatttcaaataactTGTCATGCTGTCCAATATAATTTGAAcctctggttcatgttcttttatttttgtgtaGCTGACGTGGGTTGGTGTGCTACACCACGTTCGTAATGAACATGTTTGGGCCACCGGCTGTTGTGAACATGAGCCCCTGGACGGAGACAGTAGAGATAAGCCCTGGATCGTACAAGGTAATTAAAGAACAATAATACAAGAGCAGAATTGATTCCCCTGTATGGATGCAGCCATTTCATTCTCCATGTGTGATGTGTTGTGATAACAGATTCTGCTCCTGTATGGATGCAGCCATTTTACTtactttgtgttgtgtgttgtgattaCAGGTTCTGCATGTCACAAGGCACTGACTGCAATCGTGCTGGAAAATAGGTTTTTGAACCTGGTGAAGAAGTTTCTTAACTTCAGGTGAGCATTTTCGTTGGTATTACTTTTAGATGCACCACATGATTTTAATGTCACCACCTGATTTCACTAAGCAAAGAATTAGGAGTTTGATGCAGTTGGTCAGGTCTTGGTTCATCATGTACTCCAAGAATTAGGTGAGAACCTGAATGTACTGACTGAGGTTGTTCCAGCTATTGACATTTTTTTCAATAATGAACATGCATATTCCGAGATGCCTGTTTTGGGCATAAAACATAATTTCAAGACCTGGCCAACTGcaaaccccaccccccactattttactttactttactatgCGACTGTCGGTGTATGTATTGGAAAGCATAGCTGTTTTTTCTGCTAACGGTGTTATTCTTATCTATTTCCCACCAAACCCCATAGGACCACATCAGACCTGGAGAGTTTCCAGAACCACGTCCTGATGTACGCAGCAAAGCGCATGGGATACACACCCTTTGTGTACAAGACACGAACCCTTCTAGCGGCTATTGATTATAACAAGCACAACCAACGTCAGGCAGCACGCAACAGGGAAGGGCACAAGATGTAAGTTGTTAGAATTTTACTAACTAATGTCAAGAGAACTTTATTATGGTTCATAAGCGTTGGGCTAAATAATGAATCTATCTCATCCTTTGACACCAGGTACAAACGGTCGTACAACAAGAAGTCAAAGAACTGGACAGTCAGCACGATTAAGGAAATAAAAGAGTACAGCTATATATGGGAGATACAGACAGCCATCCTGTCCCGTAGGATAGCAAGTGGAACTGGCCTGCCCCGAACCGTGACGATGAGGGCTGGTGACCCAAGGCGGCTCGGCCTGCTTGCCCCTGTTCAGCCACCGCCCACATCCGAGCTAGTGAGGGTGCAACTAGCACGAGGAAACATCTTTCCAGAAAACCCACCAGAGGATGCCACCCAATAGCCACGCCACTTATTCCGTGCTCTTTTTTGTGTCTTTCATTGAACAAATATAACAAACTAAAGATACATATAACAAATTCTTTGAAATTTAGATAAAAAAATAGGTGTTGCGCACATCCAAAGGTAATCTCCAGGTGGTAGACAATTGTATTAGGTTTGTTATTTTCAGCTACAGATGTAAATTGATTTACTTTATAAAGTAACATTGAGGTGTATAAACTGCAGTCGTATAAAAAAAGGCggaaacattttaaaacgatATACAAAGATTTTTATTTACAATGGCTAAACATCTAATCGTCTAACTCTGAAGCCCGTGTACTGGCCCCTGGTGTCAGGAAAAGTGTCCCTCACTTTCCACACACAGCAGCTGGGTATGACGACCCGTCTGCCCACTCCAAGGCGGCCATGCTGCCACAGGACAAACTGTCTGTATGCAGCATGGCGAAATTGTCTCTGCTCCACTCCTGGCTCTTGGCTGTCCTCGAGAGCAAAAACGTCGTTCCAAGCAGCCCTCGCCAGCCGCAACACCCCCTCATCCAATACATAAAATGCCATGTATGCCATGTTGCCGATGCAATTGAGTGGCAATTGGCGACAGCATACTTTCTCTAGGTCAGTGTCCATCTCCCTGCAGTGTCCACAGGTACACCAGTGGGGGAGAGCTCCGTCGGGTTCAGGGTGCAGGGGTTCCTCCAACAGTGACATGACGTCAAACATCATGCCTGGAGACCTGTTTAggattttttccaaaatcgtGTCCTTCTGGCCAGGCTCCAGACAGTCTAGTTTTTCCTTCAAGAAAAAAAGTAGAACCATTTATATTACAGCACTGGGGGAGGCCTAAAATCAAATGGCTGATATCTTGTTGGGTTGTGAACATTGTAATTGTAAACATTGCGGTTGTATACAAACCTTTGTCTCTGCTGTGCGGCGCCTCTGCAGATCTTCGAGTCTATTTTGAGTCTCAGCATCAAGGTCCCTTGACCCCTTCCCTCCTCGTTTGTTTCTACCCCCCCGTGGAGTTCGTTGCTTTCTCCTCGAGCCCATCGGCACAGGAGTGAAGTCTGACGACGCGGTAGAAGTTGAGGTCTGCAAAAGCATACAATGATCTGATGTAAATAATAAGCATACCATTTTTGATAGAATAAATTACAACATAGATTACTACACCTACTTGAGAAGATACATAAATGTAGACTACGGTTGCTGTGCAAATTGTTCATGCTATCGTCATGTATTATGTTGACCGACACTAAGTAGGCCTGACACCTGACACCTGACACTGACTAATTAAATCTAGGATAAAACATCTCCCCATCAACGAAACAAAAACGATGGGTTTTTATTTAGTGTAACAACACAAGAATACAGTACTTTAATATCAAAGACATTGTCTACTCTTCATGAATAGATAGAATACACACGTACCTCAGACATCCTTCAGACGCTTTGCCGGCTCCTTTGAAAACAAGCGCACACGGGAGAAGTGGGTGGGGGCGGTGCGTTGTCAATTAGTttttacgacagtgttgtattCCGAAGCTGCAGGGGGAGCTGTGTACTGAATAATGCGCGCACAAAAACAGCGAAAACCCAGAAACAGCGAAGAAAAAaccaaagttgcatagtgggcctttaaaaggaaaaaaaaggcatagccataaatacaggtAATaggaccagcctacccagtggactgtagcaaatgttacTGATCtttccgtcatacatctagggaGACACACCCACTTGATGTCACTAAGGCAAAggaaaaggctgtgtgtgtatccccgtgtgtgtgtgtgtgcctgtgtgtgtgtctctgtgtgtgtgtccatgtgtgtatgtgcgttcctgtttgtgtgtgtgcgtctgtgtgtccctgtgtgtgtttgtctgtgtttgtatcgtCTAATAAGTTGGCCTATTCATCGTAAACAGATGGGGATGTCTGTCCTGTTACAGAGACTCTGCCGGAACAAAAAGTCCCTGTTAATCTGgatgcttgtgtgttttgtgctatttttttgatgttgaatgaCTACTGCAACTATCAATCACCACACTGTTCAATAATGCCCCAATAACACTTGtccttatgtctctctctagctgtgCTCCAGGGGTCCATATCGCTCAACAAGGTAGAAATAAGTGTGGGCGAGTCAAAGTTCTTCATCTGCACATTTAAGCCTGCGCCGTGTGTGAGTAAGTGTCTGATGGTCTGTCTTAGGATATTGGACTTGCCTTCTACTGGTTCCTCTCGCACATCAATAGAGGGAGACTGTCACCCTTCTGCCTGCTCTTTCATCTCTACGTCGCCATcgcggggagagggagggagagaggggtggcggggagaggagggagtgtgtgtgtgcgtggaacagtggaacaggtaggacaTAGGAATGGccaaattgtaccgggggcgaaaattgtactggcatacgtcatcagttgttgacaaattccaaacctgcctggcaacagacgacgcgatcatctgttgcctgGCAATgggcgatcgcgtcgaatgacgtaggaaggttcttgaacattcgcgaactttcatgctcgttcattgcactccttcattgagcgtgACAAGACAGAACACTTATTTTACCAATAACATTTATTGgcgttgctaactttatatttgtattgtatttaattgtttaatcgcattTAAGAACATCTACGGTCATTCATTCGCACTCCTTCATTGAGTTATtagcgttgctaactttatttaattgtttaaacgcatttagctagtaaactgagagTTTATTTTCAGCTTCACTTCATACACATACAGGAATTTCTTTGTTACAATGGAGTCCCAATGGGGTTTCCGCCCAGTCAATCTTCGTCTCAGCATGCTATCAACCGCGCCCTGGTCTGAGGTCCGCATGGATTGACCTCgttagccaagatgacccaaggctgaaaggctgaggtcaacatgACTTGACCCCGCAACATTCCTGTGCTCCATCTGTTCTGAACCCAGACTCTGCAaaaacctattaataatcatggtttaccatagaatatactcactcATTTCTACcacaatagatagatagatagatagatagatagatagatagatagatagatagatagatagatagatagatagatagatagatagatagatagatagataggtaagcagatagatagatagattttaGGGTCATAGGTTTTTCTTGTTGATTGAAAATGGTGTCATTTAATTCTATTTTCTTGTATCTGTCGTCTCAGATGTACGACGCAAGGCTCTCTTAAACGGAGAAAGTCCATCTTAATTCATCTTCCATTTTCACAAATTAGTAGGCCCTGCAAAGGAAACTGAATTAAGTTATAagcaatctctctccctctttctaggGAATTGCATTTACTACCTTGGGGAGAATGGCCTTTCAATGAGGAGGGTGATCCTCACTGAGAAAGAGAAGGATGAGGTGCTGACAGAAGTCCATACTGGCCACTTTGGATCCAAGAGGATGCAGGACAAGATCAGCCAACGCTTCTACTGGAAGACAATTACCAGAGATACGCAGGAATGGGCAAGTGATGAATTTGTTCAAGTTGTTTGATCCAGATCAGCTCTAATATTTCCTGTGATACGCTGATGCCGCATGCACATGAGATTTAAAGAATAATTTATAGCGATTGCCTTATATAAGTAATTGTTCATTCAATCTACTGTGACACGCAAAGAAAATCGCCTCTACTCTAGAGCATATTATTAAATCTGTGGTGTTTAATCTCCTTGTTTTGTAAAGGTGAGAACCTGCATGTCATGCCAGAGGTTTGAGCAAGTGAAAACTGAGGCACCAGAGTTGAAGCCCATCAAACCGAAGTCACCATGGCATATGATTGGTGAGATATCTTGCTTTTGGGTTCTGTGAAACGGCTACAACCTCTCGAAGTCATAGTTTAATTCGTATTATTTTCTTAAAGTACTGCCTTTTGCCTTTTATATCTCTATAACGTCATGGCCTGTGGGCATGGGTTTATTTCTGTCCCTACTTAGGTGTTGACCTAATTGGACCATTCAAAGCCTCAAAGAATGGGAACCGCTTCTGTCTGACAGCAACTGACTTCCTCACCAAGTGGGTGGAGGCCAGGCCCATCAAAGACAAGACTGCAACTGCCACATCACAGGTGTGTAAATCATAGCAACATTTGCAGCATAGTCACATATTGTGAATGCGGAATGTTGTTACAACTGACAGAAAAGttttggggggggtggagaatgattttagtttattttgatGTTCCACAGGCTTTGATGGACATTTTCTACACCCATGGTGCTCCTGAGGTCATCTTGACAGACCAGGGTCGGGAATTCTGGAACAAGGTGCAGTATTTACACATATAGATGTGTAATTTAACAGTGATTGATTAACACTGGCAAACAAGAAACCTAATAACTTGAATTCCTTAATTCAGGTAAACAAGTCCCTGTTTGAGGAGTTTGGTGTCAAGCACCGAATCACATCAGCATACCATCCTCAGGTATAGTGCATATTATGTATGGGATAATGTACAGTGAGACGGTCATTATTGAGAAATAAACCCCAACAGGGTGATGCAGGACCCCGACGCGAATATGATCAGGACTGCGTCCATAGCAAAAGTCTGTTATTCATAGCAGCGGTCTGCTATACAGAAATAACAGACCGTCAGAATCGAATATTCAACAAAGCTGtgtaataaagaaatataacTGACATAAAATGACATCGATAAGCTTCTAAATAATGTTACTATTAACTTATACATATTTGCATACCCCTTGCTTGTACTTTGCTGTTTTTACAGACCAACGGACTGGATGAGAGGACCAATCAGACATTGAAGAGGTCCATTGCCAAGACCCTTGATGGACAACAGGAGAGGTGGGAAGACAAATTAAAAGAAATTGTGTTTTCTAATAACTGTTGTGTCCAAGCCTCTTCCAGGTATTCGCCCTATCGTCTGATGTATGGACGGGAGCCACGTCTGTTTTCAGAGGTGTGTAGTGGTTGACTTTTtcatatgaccatattaacaaTTTCTGTATCAACATTTTTACTCTTCGGGGAGGTAATTACACTTTGTATGGTATAAGGAGACGACTTAACAGTGGGGAATCAACATGAAAAGTATATGTGTCAAAATAATCAATTCTATAAAGCTGAACATACTTTTATTGCTTGTCCTTTCCTATGTTACTTAAAACCACTGGAGATCTTCCAGATGATGTGGACATTGCTTCTCCAGATAACAAGGACATTGAGAAGTACGTCCAGGCAAGGGCTGAGAGCGATGGAAAGGTCATTGACAAGGCAAGTGTTTTATAAATGGGAAGcaaatcattatttatattaatatcattatgtatttatgtttttttccttatATTTGAGGACATCACGAGTAGTTAAGCTAGTTGCCTTGCACAGAAAGGCAATTGTGAGGGCAGAATATTCATATATCGATTAACTATCCTGTATCAGGTGATTGCCAACATAGAGAAGGCCCAGGAGATACAGAAAGAGGCATACAAGAGGAGGACCAAGAGGGGGACCAAGCGCTTCAGGATCACACCAGGCATGGAGG encodes:
- the LOC130371640 gene encoding P2X purinoceptor 7-like — its product is MVCLLFTSDHCMLLQTSTSTASSDFTPVPMGSRRKQRTPRGGRNKRGGKGSRDLDAETQNRLEDLQRRRTAETKEKLDCLEPGQKDTILEKILNRSPGMMFDVMSLLEEPLHPEPDGALPHWCTCGHCREMDTDLEKVCCRQLPLNCIGNMAYMAFYVLDEGVLRLARAAWNDVFALEDSQEPGVEQRQFRHAAYRQFVLWQHGRLGVGRRVVIPSCCVWKVRDTFPDTRGQYTGFRVRRLDV
- the LOC130371638 gene encoding uncharacterized protein LOC130371638 — encoded protein: MERECFTRTMDVLLQELPIKEVVTDAHPQISALLNPERGKYKDWGIQHSLDIWHAAKSLSKRLFRAGSKKENSGLLVWTRDIVNHFWFCSKKAESEEQFKLTWVGVLHHVRNEHVWATGCCEHEPLDGDSRDKPWIVQGSACHKALTAIVLENRFLNLVKKFLNFRTTSDLESFQNHVLMYAAKRMGYTPFVYKTRTLLAAIDYNKHNQRQAARNREGHKMYKRSYNKKSKNWTVSTIKEIKEYSYIWEIQTAILSRRIASGTGLPRTVTMRAGDPRRLGLLAPVQPPPTSELVRVQLARGNIFPENPPEDATQ